Proteins encoded within one genomic window of Bacillus sp. 1NLA3E:
- a CDS encoding DMT family transporter, translating to MHKLRGIIFIIVSASFFGIMPIWVKLAYTTGLTAFDVTFLRSGMAVAMLGIFIRYRKIDFHVEKQQLIPLLLSSTLGYTATIVTLYLSYKYVSAGVATSLHFLFPVLVMLLSYFIYHERLQFYKWIALLTSLGGIYLMAGLGGSSFSLWGVGLAISSAVFFAIYVLSINHPQLKKMNSLVLAFYACLIASITSLILLVAWGNWPMAVTLEGLYYTGLVSFFCTALALIFFIKGVQSIGSANASILSTLEPVVSLGAGIIVLYESINRYTLLGCTLIIAAVILIGYSDLSEDFPTRERTKNIFKSNRNL from the coding sequence ATGCACAAGCTTCGAGGAATTATTTTTATAATTGTTTCCGCTTCTTTTTTTGGTATTATGCCGATATGGGTCAAACTAGCCTATACAACAGGACTCACTGCCTTCGATGTTACCTTCTTGCGTTCAGGTATGGCTGTTGCTATGCTCGGAATATTCATACGCTACCGCAAGATTGATTTTCATGTCGAGAAGCAGCAGCTAATTCCGTTGTTATTATCGAGTACGCTAGGTTATACAGCCACAATTGTAACTTTGTATTTATCTTATAAATATGTTAGTGCCGGCGTGGCTACTTCGCTTCATTTCCTATTTCCCGTACTGGTCATGCTGTTATCTTATTTCATATATCATGAAAGACTGCAGTTTTATAAATGGATAGCTCTTCTGACATCTCTGGGAGGCATTTACCTGATGGCTGGTCTAGGGGGGAGCAGTTTTTCTCTCTGGGGAGTTGGCCTAGCTATAAGTTCAGCCGTATTTTTTGCCATTTATGTGCTATCAATTAATCATCCTCAGCTGAAAAAGATGAACAGCCTGGTGCTTGCTTTTTATGCTTGCTTGATAGCATCCATCACTTCACTGATACTGCTTGTAGCTTGGGGGAATTGGCCGATGGCTGTTACGTTGGAAGGTTTGTACTATACGGGTTTGGTAAGCTTTTTCTGTACCGCCTTGGCGCTGATTTTCTTCATAAAAGGTGTACAAAGCATCGGCTCGGCAAATGCTTCCATACTTAGTACCCTGGAGCCGGTGGTCAGCCTGGGGGCAGGTATCATCGTTTTATATGAATCAATAAACAGGTATACATTACTGGGATGTACATTGATAATAGCTGCCGTCATTCTTATCGGCTATTCAGACCTAAGTGAGGATTTCCCCACCAGAGAAAGAACTAAAAATATATTCAAAAGTAATCGAAACCTCTAG
- a CDS encoding MFS transporter has protein sequence MQSKKTLDDFEFTPFLKKMTLFASGGPFLDGYVLVIIGVALAQLRPQLNLDAHWSALVGAAALAGIFIGTALFGYVTDLVGRQLMFTVDIIAIAIISIGTMFISSPIQLVVMRFLIGIVIGADYPIATSLVAEFTPRKYRALSIGFIAAVWYLGATAADIVGYYLSDVDGGWRWMLGSAFIPCVILLIGRWGTPESPRWLAQKGRVEEARAVVLRLFGADVELEPEEVKETRYSKIFEKGYFRRMIFVGTIWACQVVPMFGLYTFGPQIMSAFGFGAGKQAILGDIIISMFFLIGCVPAMFWLNSIGRRPLLIGSFTIMSIALAVLGFFPNANIWIVVIAFGTYAFFSGGPGILQWLYPNELFPTEIRASAVGAAMAFSRIGTVLSTYALPIFMNAYGIGPTLLVGFAISVLGLGVSIAMAPETKGLTLAESSSVDYKH, from the coding sequence ATGCAATCAAAAAAAACGCTCGATGATTTTGAATTTACACCTTTTCTTAAGAAAATGACCCTTTTTGCCAGTGGCGGTCCATTCTTGGATGGCTATGTCCTGGTAATAATAGGTGTCGCTCTTGCACAATTGAGGCCTCAACTGAATTTGGATGCACACTGGAGTGCATTGGTTGGAGCTGCTGCATTGGCAGGGATTTTTATAGGCACTGCTCTATTTGGATATGTAACTGATCTAGTGGGGCGCCAGTTGATGTTTACCGTTGATATCATTGCAATTGCAATCATTTCCATTGGGACTATGTTTATTTCTTCTCCAATACAGCTTGTTGTCATGAGGTTTTTAATAGGAATTGTTATTGGGGCGGACTACCCGATTGCAACTTCTCTGGTAGCGGAATTTACACCACGAAAGTACAGGGCACTTTCTATAGGGTTTATTGCAGCCGTATGGTATTTAGGAGCAACCGCAGCGGATATTGTGGGATATTATTTGTCCGATGTAGATGGTGGCTGGCGGTGGATGCTAGGTAGCGCTTTTATACCTTGTGTGATCCTTCTAATTGGACGGTGGGGAACTCCGGAATCACCCCGATGGCTGGCACAAAAAGGGCGCGTTGAGGAGGCCCGTGCAGTTGTACTACGGTTATTTGGTGCCGATGTGGAATTAGAACCGGAAGAAGTCAAGGAAACACGTTATAGCAAGATATTTGAAAAAGGATATTTCAGAAGAATGATATTTGTTGGTACCATATGGGCATGTCAGGTGGTGCCTATGTTTGGTTTATATACATTTGGTCCTCAGATAATGAGTGCATTTGGCTTTGGGGCAGGAAAGCAAGCTATTTTAGGTGATATCATCATTAGTATGTTCTTTTTAATCGGCTGTGTTCCTGCAATGTTTTGGTTGAATTCTATTGGCCGTCGTCCTTTGCTTATTGGGAGCTTTACAATCATGAGTATTGCATTAGCTGTTTTGGGATTTTTTCCAAATGCCAATATATGGATTGTGGTTATTGCTTTTGGAACATATGCCTTCTTTTCTGGTGGCCCTGGCATTTTGCAATGGCTTTATCCAAATGAACTTTTTCCAACTGAGATTCGGGCTTCGGCAGTGGGTGCAGCTATGGCTTTTAGCCGAATCGGGACCGTTTTATCTACCTACGCATTACCCATTTTTATGAATGCTTACGGAATTGGACCAACACTGCTTGTTGGCTTTGCAATCTCAGTTCTTGGACTGGGTGTGTCAATCGCTATGGCTCCTGAAACAAAAGGATTAACGTTAGCTGAATCAAGTTCGGTGGATTATAAACATTAA
- the caiC gene encoding crotonobetaine/carnitine-CoA ligase produces the protein MADIVGNKTLRDMWDELVRINGEEKVLIFHDCNGNNSEFTYSQFNEEINKTANLFLDLGIKKGDKVAIQLHNCPEILMCWFGLAKVGAVMVPLNTQYTQEECEDIIQKCGVATAVMEEKFLPFYDRSRQNIDNGIKNILLARSEKQIPGTINFWDSKEKQPKELNELRPLSSDDVVEILFTSGTTSKPKGVVITHCNMLYAGIFTAWQLSMRHEDRFLTIMPAFHVDFQLDAFMPILTVGGTMIVVEKYSARRFWKQVCDYKATITECIPMMARTLMLQPQQEWEKDHSVREVYFYLALTKKEKNAFEERFNVRLLNSYGLTESLVGVIGAPPNGERNWPSIGKPGLSYEAKIIDEEGNELPPNMIGEIYIKGIPGRTLMKEYYHDPEATAKALKPGGWLYTGDKGYVDESGWFYFVDRKVNMIKRAGENISTTEIENILMCHPKIEEAAVIGVPDPIRDQAVKAFIIFKDGEELSMEEILDYCKGRLATFKVPSFIETRTSFPRTCTYKIQKKLLE, from the coding sequence ATGGCAGATATAGTGGGGAACAAGACTTTGCGAGATATGTGGGATGAGCTTGTCCGTATAAACGGTGAAGAAAAAGTCTTGATCTTTCATGACTGCAACGGTAATAACTCTGAGTTTACCTATTCACAATTTAATGAAGAAATTAATAAAACGGCAAATCTTTTTCTCGATTTAGGAATAAAAAAGGGAGATAAGGTTGCCATTCAGCTCCATAACTGCCCTGAAATTTTGATGTGTTGGTTTGGACTCGCAAAAGTAGGAGCGGTTATGGTTCCTTTAAACACACAATACACACAAGAAGAATGTGAAGATATTATTCAAAAGTGCGGTGTTGCTACCGCAGTGATGGAAGAAAAGTTTTTACCTTTTTATGATCGAAGCCGACAGAACATTGATAACGGTATTAAAAATATATTGTTGGCAAGAAGTGAAAAACAAATTCCTGGGACCATAAATTTTTGGGACAGTAAGGAAAAGCAACCTAAGGAATTAAATGAGCTCAGACCTTTAAGTAGTGACGATGTAGTAGAAATTTTGTTTACATCAGGGACTACATCAAAGCCAAAGGGCGTTGTTATTACTCATTGTAATATGTTATATGCAGGTATTTTTACCGCCTGGCAGCTTTCGATGAGACATGAAGACCGTTTTTTAACGATTATGCCTGCTTTTCATGTTGATTTTCAGCTTGATGCCTTCATGCCTATCCTTACTGTTGGTGGAACGATGATTGTAGTGGAAAAATATAGCGCAAGAAGGTTTTGGAAGCAGGTCTGCGACTATAAGGCAACAATCACAGAGTGTATTCCAATGATGGCTCGTACACTGATGCTACAGCCTCAACAAGAATGGGAAAAAGATCATAGTGTTCGTGAAGTGTACTTTTATCTTGCTCTTACTAAAAAAGAAAAGAATGCTTTTGAAGAGCGCTTCAATGTACGATTGCTAAATTCCTATGGCTTAACCGAATCGCTTGTTGGCGTAATCGGCGCCCCTCCGAACGGTGAAAGAAACTGGCCTTCTATAGGCAAACCGGGATTGTCCTATGAGGCAAAGATTATTGATGAGGAAGGCAATGAACTTCCTCCAAACATGATTGGTGAGATTTATATTAAGGGAATACCCGGCAGAACTCTTATGAAGGAATATTATCATGATCCGGAAGCAACAGCAAAGGCCTTGAAGCCTGGAGGATGGTTGTATACAGGGGACAAGGGCTATGTTGATGAGTCAGGTTGGTTTTATTTTGTTGACCGCAAGGTAAATATGATTAAACGGGCGGGAGAAAATATTTCCACTACTGAAATTGAAAATATCCTCATGTGTCATCCGAAAATTGAGGAAGCGGCAGTAATCGGTGTGCCTGATCCTATTCGTGACCAGGCGGTAAAGGCTTTTATAATTTTTAAAGATGGTGAAGAGCTTAGTATGGAGGAGATCCTGGATTATTGCAAGGGGCGTTTGGCTACATTCAAAGTGCCGTCCTTTATAGAAACAAGGACATCTTTTCCAAGAACCTGCACCTATAAAATACAAAAAAAATTGCTGGAATAA
- a CDS encoding MaoC/PaaZ C-terminal domain-containing protein — MAIKTEMVGQTFGPFEREYDFKDLILFALGCGAGVDGKTDLEYVYEKDLKILPMFAAMPIVDSEVTKTIDYGYNYAGSLHWGFDLQFHQPMTKLSGKLSTHVLLNGLYDRGPDKGLLAQHIGETYDETGAKIFTNESWDCLIYDGGFGGPKPPKDIVEIPDREPDYEIEERIPENQALIYRLSGDYHPQHIDWDYAKENGQMKPILHAVSFAGVACRHFVKTFIPGEPERLTRFKTRITASLLPGATIKTQMWIMGENKVHFRVIDAYTQAKPYLNFGIIEWK; from the coding sequence ATGGCAATAAAAACGGAAATGGTTGGGCAAACATTTGGACCTTTTGAACGTGAATACGATTTCAAAGATTTGATTCTTTTTGCGCTTGGCTGCGGTGCTGGCGTCGATGGCAAAACTGATTTGGAATATGTTTACGAAAAGGATTTAAAAATTCTCCCTATGTTTGCAGCGATGCCGATTGTGGACAGTGAAGTCACGAAAACCATTGATTATGGCTATAATTATGCAGGGTCACTTCATTGGGGATTCGATTTACAATTTCACCAGCCAATGACGAAATTGTCGGGTAAATTAAGTACACACGTACTACTTAATGGGCTATATGATCGTGGGCCCGATAAAGGTTTGTTAGCACAACATATAGGAGAAACCTATGATGAAACAGGTGCCAAAATATTTACCAACGAAAGCTGGGATTGTTTGATCTATGACGGCGGGTTTGGTGGTCCGAAACCGCCGAAAGATATCGTGGAAATTCCGGATAGAGAACCAGATTATGAGATTGAGGAGCGGATTCCTGAGAATCAGGCGCTCATTTACAGATTGTCAGGGGATTATCACCCTCAACACATTGATTGGGATTATGCCAAAGAAAATGGCCAAATGAAGCCAATTCTTCATGCTGTGAGTTTTGCAGGAGTGGCTTGCCGTCATTTTGTTAAAACATTTATTCCCGGAGAACCAGAGCGATTGACACGTTTCAAAACTCGTATTACGGCTTCACTCCTTCCAGGGGCAACCATTAAGACTCAAATGTGGATAATGGGAGAAAATAAGGTTCACTTTAGGGTTATAGATGCGTATACACAAGCGAAGCCTTATCTAAACTTTGGCATTATTGAATGGAAATAA
- a CDS encoding DUF5698 domain-containing protein codes for MLNIILIIVLQLIYVPIYTLRTLFLVKNITVLAAIMGIIETLIYVFGLSLIFNGDKSFTSMIVYSIGFGIGIILGTRLEQKLALGYIIVTVNTPMKNSELVRTLRENGFGVTLYTGEGMDSDRYRMEILTKRNRERELIATVERFETNAFIVSYEPKRFKGGYIFK; via the coding sequence ATGTTAAATATCATATTGATTATCGTTTTACAGCTTATATATGTACCTATATATACACTAAGAACATTGTTTCTTGTAAAAAATATTACGGTTCTTGCTGCGATAATGGGGATTATTGAAACATTAATTTATGTATTTGGCCTTTCGCTGATTTTCAACGGGGATAAAAGTTTCACTTCTATGATCGTGTACTCAATAGGATTTGGTATAGGGATTATTTTAGGAACAAGATTGGAACAGAAATTAGCCCTTGGTTATATTATTGTTACCGTGAACACACCAATGAAAAATAGCGAATTGGTTCGTACGTTACGAGAAAATGGATTTGGTGTTACATTATATACCGGTGAGGGAATGGACAGTGATCGGTATAGAATGGAGATATTAACAAAGAGAAATAGAGAAAGAGAGTTAATAGCAACTGTAGAAAGATTTGAGACTAATGCTTTTATCGTTTCATATGAACCAAAAAGATTTAAAGGCGGTTATATTTTTAAATAA